The following proteins come from a genomic window of Malus sylvestris chromosome 4, drMalSylv7.2, whole genome shotgun sequence:
- the LOC126618058 gene encoding probable pectinesterase 29 has translation MSSFFQCVALLLVGLGLFGEADAQLYRVYGNKKIAYYTTTVDKSGRGDFTSIQSAINAVPKNNRHWVSIKIKAGTYREKVTIPSDKPYIILKGENRRQTQIVWGDHDSLAQSPTFASFADNIIARSITFVNSYNNPVNSNPQMPAVAAMVAGDKLKFYRCGFFGLQDTLWDVSGRHYYKLCTIQGAVDFILGSGQSIFEKCSISVLGGALGRGVAGFITAQGRDNPKDPNGFVFKDCKVTGTGSTFLGRPWRGYSRVIFYNSNFSNVVVPEGWAPWNMVGHEEQLTYAEQECYGPGANTSKRVSWEKKLSSDTVQQFASLEFINADGWLSDQPF, from the exons ATGTCGTCGTTTTTCCAGTGTGTTGCCCTACTTCTAGTAGGTCTTGGATTATTTGGAGAAGCAGATGCCCAACTGTATAGAGTATACGGCAATAAGAAGATTGCTTATTACACCACCACCGTTGATAAATCCGGCCGTGGCGATTTCACCTCCATACAATCTGCCATCAATGCTGTTCCTAAAAACAACCGGCACTGGGTTTCTATCAAGATCAAGGCTGGCACGTATAg GGAAAAAGTGACTATCCCGAGTGATAAGCCGTACATAATTCTGAAAGGAGAAAATAGGCGCCAAACACAGATTGTTTGGGGTGATCATGACTCACTTGCACAAAGCCCTACTTTCGCCTCTTTCGCTGATAATATCATTGCCAGATCCATCACCTTTGTG AATTCATACAACAACCCTGTGAATAGCAACCCTCAAATGCCGGCAGTGGCGGCGATGGTAGCCGGTGACAAGTTGAAATTTTATCGATGTGGTTTCTTTGGGTTGCAAGACACTTTGTGGGATGTTAGTGGTCGTCACTACTATAAGCTTTGCACCATCCAGGGTGCGGTCGATTTCATCCTCGGCAGTGGCCAATCCATTTTTGAG AAATGTTCCATATCAGTTCTTGGTGGAGCTTTGGGACGTGGTGTTGCGGGTTTTATCACAGCACAGGGAAGAGACAACCCAAAGGATCCCAATGGGTTTGTGTTCAAGGATTGCAAAGTGACTGGTACTGGTTCAACCTTCTTGGGAAGGCCATGGAGAGGTTACTCAAGGGTCATATTCTACAATTCCAATTTCTCAAATGTCGTCGTTCCTGAGGGCTGGGCTCCTTGGAATATGGTTGGCCACGA AGAGCAATTGACGTACGCAGAGCAGGAGTGCTATGGACCAGGAGCCAACACTTCAAAGCGAGTGAGTTGGGAAAAGAAGCTTAGCAGTGATACAGTGCAGCAGTTTGCAAGCTTGGAATTTATTAATGCTGATGGATGGCTCAGTGACCAGCCATTCtaa